The following are from one region of the Candidatus Krumholzibacteriia bacterium genome:
- a CDS encoding MBL fold metallo-hydrolase, translated as TAGHTVLLYRQRFLFSGDHLWWSPTRQRLVASRSVAWYSWPEQLRSVAKLVDHPCEWLLPGHGRRFHGPAAIIAAQLRDIVARG; from the coding sequence ACGGCCGGGCACACCGTGCTCCTCTACCGGCAGCGCTTCCTGTTCTCCGGCGACCACCTGTGGTGGTCCCCCACGCGGCAGCGTCTCGTCGCCTCGCGCAGCGTCGCCTGGTATTCCTGGCCCGAACAATTGCGGTCGGTGGCGAAGCTCGTCGATCACCCCTGCGAGTGGTTGCTTCCAGGGCACGGCCGGCGCTTCCACGGCCCTGCCGCCATCATCGCCGCGCAGCTGCGCGACATCGTGGCGCGGGGCTGA